In Streptomyces sp. SID8374, one genomic interval encodes:
- a CDS encoding CoA pyrophosphatase, translating into MTHTHMHTDTHADADTRPAVDVTTTGLPAWLDPVAQAARSVRPQQLSRFLPPESGAGRQSAVLILFGEGARGPELLLMERAGTLRSHPGQPSFPGGSLDPDDGDQATTGPLRAALREAEEETGLDPRGVQLFGVLPRLYIPVSSFVVTPVLGWWRAPSPVGVVDPAETARVFTVPVADLTDPANRATAVHPSGHSGPAFLVESALVWGFTAGVIDRILHYSGWERPWDRARQVPLDWRT; encoded by the coding sequence ATGACGCACACGCACATGCACACGGACACACACGCGGACGCCGACACCCGCCCGGCCGTCGACGTGACCACCACAGGCCTGCCCGCCTGGCTGGACCCCGTGGCCCAGGCCGCCCGCAGCGTCCGCCCGCAGCAGCTCAGCCGCTTCCTGCCGCCCGAGAGCGGGGCGGGCAGGCAGTCCGCCGTCCTGATCCTCTTCGGTGAAGGGGCGCGCGGTCCCGAGCTGCTGCTGATGGAGCGCGCGGGCACCCTGCGCTCGCACCCCGGCCAGCCGTCCTTCCCCGGCGGCTCCCTCGACCCCGACGACGGCGACCAGGCCACCACGGGGCCGCTGCGGGCCGCGTTGCGCGAGGCCGAGGAGGAGACCGGCCTCGACCCCCGGGGCGTCCAGCTCTTCGGCGTGCTGCCCCGGCTCTACATCCCCGTCAGCAGCTTCGTCGTGACGCCCGTCCTCGGCTGGTGGCGTGCGCCCAGCCCGGTCGGAGTGGTCGATCCGGCCGAGACGGCCAGGGTCTTCACCGTTCCCGTGGCGGATCTCACGGACCCGGCCAACCGGGCCACGGCCGTCCACCCGAGCGGCCACAGCGGCCCGGCATTCCTGGTCGAATCGGCCCTGGTCTGGGGTTTCACGGCCGGTGTGATCGACCGGATCCTGCACTACTCGGGCTGGGAACGCCCGTGGGACCGGGCCAGACAGGTGCCGCTCGACTGGCGCACATGA
- a CDS encoding MarP family serine protease has product MNVLDILLLLAAVWFAVIGYRQGFVVGILSVTGFLGGGLVAVYLLPIIWDRVTEGAEVSTATAIGAVVVVIICASVGQAFTTHLGNKLRRYITWSPARALDATGGALVNVVAMLLVAWLIALPLARTSLPTLGKEVRNSSVLLGISRVMPQQAPPWFRDFSSVLAQNGFPQVFSPFANEPITEVKPPDPALVGSPVAARAKKSIVKVVGTAPSCGKVLEGTGFVFSDRRVMTNAHVVGGVEEPTVQIGGEGRLYDAKVVLYDWQRDIAVLDVPDLKATPLEFTGTDDDARSGDSAIVAGFPENGAYDVRSARVRARIDANGPDIYQRGTVLRDVYSLYATVRQGNSGGPLLTPDGKVYGVVFAKSLDDPDTGYALTADEIREDIEIGRSANQQVDSQGCAL; this is encoded by the coding sequence GTGAACGTGCTGGACATCCTGCTGCTGCTCGCCGCCGTGTGGTTCGCGGTCATCGGCTACCGACAGGGTTTCGTCGTCGGCATCCTCTCGGTGACCGGCTTCCTCGGAGGCGGTCTCGTCGCCGTCTACCTGCTGCCGATCATCTGGGACCGGGTGACCGAGGGGGCGGAGGTCTCCACCGCGACCGCCATCGGCGCGGTCGTCGTCGTGATCATCTGCGCCTCGGTCGGCCAGGCCTTCACCACCCACCTGGGCAACAAGCTCCGCAGGTACATCACGTGGTCGCCCGCCCGCGCGCTGGACGCGACCGGCGGCGCCCTGGTCAACGTGGTGGCCATGCTGCTGGTCGCCTGGCTGATCGCCCTGCCGCTGGCCCGTACCTCGCTGCCGACCCTCGGCAAGGAGGTCCGCAACTCCTCGGTCCTGCTCGGGATCTCCCGGGTGATGCCCCAACAGGCGCCGCCGTGGTTCCGGGACTTCTCCTCCGTCCTCGCGCAGAACGGCTTCCCGCAGGTCTTCAGCCCCTTCGCCAACGAGCCGATCACCGAGGTCAAGCCCCCGGACCCGGCGCTGGTGGGCAGCCCGGTCGCCGCCCGCGCCAAGAAGTCCATCGTCAAGGTCGTCGGTACGGCTCCGAGCTGCGGCAAGGTCCTCGAAGGCACCGGCTTCGTCTTCTCCGACCGCCGGGTGATGACCAACGCCCATGTCGTCGGCGGCGTCGAGGAGCCGACCGTCCAGATCGGCGGCGAAGGCCGGCTGTACGACGCGAAGGTGGTCCTCTACGACTGGCAGCGCGACATCGCGGTCCTGGACGTCCCCGACCTCAAGGCCACGCCCCTGGAGTTCACCGGCACGGACGACGACGCGCGGAGCGGCGACAGCGCGATCGTCGCGGGCTTCCCGGAGAACGGCGCGTACGACGTGCGCTCCGCCCGCGTCCGCGCCCGTATCGACGCCAACGGCCCCGACATCTACCAGCGGGGCACCGTCCTGCGCGATGTCTACTCCCTCTACGCGACCGTGCGCCAGGGCAACTCGGGCGGCCCGCTGCTCACCCCGGACGGCAAGGTGTACGGAGTGGTGTTCGCCAAGTCACTCGACGACCCGGACACCGGCTACGCGCTGACGGCCGACGAGATCCGCGAGGACATCGAGATCGGCCGTTCGGCCAACCAGCAGGTCGACAGCCAGGGCTGCGCCCTCTGA